From a region of the Carassius auratus strain Wakin chromosome 31, ASM336829v1, whole genome shotgun sequence genome:
- the prok2 gene encoding prokineticin-2 produces the protein MTSNISICLCLLLVSCGSTAVITGACEKDSQCGGGMCCAVSLWIRSLRMCIPMGQEGEDCHPMTHKVPFFGRRLHHTCPCLPNLACITIADGKSKCLSPFPFQDQYL, from the exons ATGACATCCAACATTTCGATCTGTCTCTGCCTGTTGCTGGTGTCTTGTGGTTCGACTGCAGTCATCACCGGG GCATGTGAGAAGGACTCTCAGTGTGGAGGTGGCATGTGTTGTGCAGTCAGCCTGTGGATCCGGAGCCTACGAATGTGCATCCCAATGGGTCAGGAGGGAGAAGACTGTCATCCAATGACCCACAAG GTGCCCTTCTTTGGCAGGAGACTCCATCATACATGCCCTTGTCTGCCCAACTTAGCATGCATCACCATAGCTGATGGCAAGTCCAAATGTCTCTCGCCATTTCCATTCCAGGATCAGTACCTGTGA
- the LOC113050340 gene encoding probable G-protein coupled receptor 173: MANTSDPGGSIPSLQNYAITASAVKLASLGLITCISLLGNTVLSVLVLKDSSLHKAPYYFLLDLCVADIIRSAVCFPFVMISINSGSVWSYSIISCKIIAFVAVLFCFHIAFLLFCVSVTRYMAIAHHRFYSKRMTLWTCVAVICMVWTLSVAMAFPPVFDVGTYKFIRDEEQCIFEHRYVKANDTLGFMLMLAVIVATTHVVYVKMLCFVYDHRKMKPAQLVPAISQNWTFHGPGATGQAAANWIAGFGRGPTPPTLVGIRQASHNATRRLLVLDEFKMEKRIGKMYYMITLAFLLLWTPYIVSCYIRVFVKGNALPQVYQTAAVWLTFAQAGANPIICFIFNKELRMRFRACLPCCLTTQTPMEPYCVI, encoded by the coding sequence ATGGCGAACACAAGTGATCCAGGAGGAAGCATCCCCTCGCTCCAGAATTATGCCATCACTGCGTCTGCGGTCAAACTGGCGTCTTTGGGTCTCATCACCTGCATCAGCCTGCTCGGGAATACCGTGCTCTCCGTGTTGGTGCTGAAAGACAGCTCTCTCCACAAGGCTCCATATTACTTCCTCCTCGACCTGTGCGTGGCAGACATCATCCGCTCGGCCGTGTGCTTCCCGTTCGTGATGATCTCCATCAACAGCGGATCCGTATGGAGCTACAGCATCATCAGCTGCAAGATCATCGCGTTCGTGGCCGTCTTGTTCTGCTTCCACATCGCGTTTCTCCTTTTCTGCGTCAGCGTAACGCGATACATGGCCATCGCGCACCACCGGTTCTACTCCAAACGCATGACGCTATGGACATGCGTCGCGGTGATATGTATGGTGTGGACGCTCTCGGTCGCCATGGCATTTCCCCCAGTCTTCGATGTCGGGACCTACAAATTTATCCGCGATGAAGAGCAGTGCATATTCGAGCACAGATACGTGAAAGCTAACGACACTCTGGGCTTCATGCTCATGCTGGCCGTGATTGTGGCCACGACGCACGTCGTGTATGTCAAAATGCTGTGTTTTGTTTACGACCACCGTAAAATGAAGCCCGCGCAACTGGTTCCGGCTATCAGCCAGAACTGGACCTTCCACGGACCGGGCGCGACGGGCCAGGCCGCTGCCAACTGGATCGCGGGGTTTGGACGCGGTCCGACGCCGCCGACGTTAGTGGGCATCAGGCAGGCGTCACACAACGCCACCCGGAGGCTGCTCGTGCTGGACGAGTTCAAGATGGAGAAACGGATAGGAAAGATGTACTACATGATCACGCTGGCGTTTCTGCTGCTCTGGACGCCCTATATTGTCTCGTGCTACATCCGGGTGTTTGTGAAGGGAAACGCGCTTCCTCAGGTGTACCAGACCGCGGCCGTGTGGTTGACGTTCGCCCAGGCGGGAGCGAATCCCATCATATGTTTCATATTCAATAAGGAGCTGAGAATGAGGTTCAGAGCATGTTTGCCGTGTTGCCTGACTACTCAAACACCCATGGAGCCATACTGCGTGATTTGA